The Enoplosus armatus isolate fEnoArm2 chromosome 21, fEnoArm2.hap1, whole genome shotgun sequence genomic sequence ATGTAGATGATGTCCATTGCTCGGCACAGCTTGACCACGTTGTAGGGCAGCTGGGTGAGCAGGAATACAGCCACCACAGCCAGCAGGACCCGCAGGGCACGCCACTTCCGGTCTCTTTGGACCCCAGCTGCCTGGCTCAGCACCCGTCCTATCCAACAGTAGCACACCACCATGACCAAGAAAGGGAGCAAGAATCTAAGGgtcacctccagcagctccaaGGCAGCCTTTGCAGGCCGGGCCATGCTGGGTGGGTAGACTGCTGTACAGGCCATCCTGAGATGGGAGTGCTTCACTGTGGAGAAGATAAGTTCAGGAAGGCCAAGGAAGCTGGCTACAGCccacaacaccacacacaccaggagCCACTGTATCCTTACCCGGGGACCTGTCCCAGTCCTGCCTGTTGGATTTTGGGATATAGCACGGTAGCGATCCACACTAATACACGCCAACAGGAGCATGCCACAGTTGAAGTTGGTACTGTAGAGGAAGGAGGTGAGCTTGCAGGCTGCCGAACCCAACATCCAGCCATGAATGGCATCAGCCGCCCAGAAAGGCAGGGTAAAGAGAAGCAGCAGGTCTGAAATGGCGAGGTTGAGGATGCACACATCCGTCAGGGTTCTTAGTCGCACCTTTGATGTGTAGACCACCACTACCAGGGCATTCCCAGCCAGGCCCACCACCAGAGCCAGGGCATAGATGACCGGGAGGAAGACACCAGCAAAAGAGCGCACTGCCTCCTTGTCACAAACAGAGTGTTCGTAATTGTAATCGTAACTGTCATTTAAGCTGGAGTCCTCATCGTCATGATAATAGAAGTCTTCCATTTTTTGCTGTagagaaaaaatacatatataatttagggaagcatttgttttgtatttagatGGAGGAAAATGTCAGTTTGCCCTTTTTAATTGCACATGTTGTGTTATATGGGATATGTGTTATTTAACAGAACAAAAAGAGTGCATTTGTAAATCATGGGCTGTTGAGGGAGCTCTTTCTGTATTTTGCATCAAAGGAATCTCTCCTGCATGGTTTCCCTAATGGCTtaagctctgtctgtctgaacagtGTAAGGGCTTGAATAACCCCAGTGAACACCACTCTGAGAACAAAAAGTGGACAAGAGACTCGCAGAGCAAATAATTACCCTATTGAATTCAGTTAGTTTGTATTCTGTTGGATACTCAGTGATCTACAGACTTTAGGAAATGGCAGTTTTTGGTTTATCTCTCTGATTATTAATCAACAATAAGGAAACAGGTCGGTGTTCATAAATGTGTCAAATTTccccaaatgcacaacagtgTAAGCTGCACTGCAAACTAATAACATCTACTATATTTTATGTAGGACAGTGTATTCACAGCTTGTAAAACCTTATCTGATCTGTGAACATATTCATCCACATGTACACTTTCATTCTCTTATCtttcttttaataattaaaGTTATTTGCCTGAAGGAGACAGTCAAAGTCAAGAATGACAGGAAATATGTGGAGAGTAGATGAGGATGGCACGCAAGTGCAAGCAAGGTCTCTTGCCAGATTCAAACCCAGGATGTTGCTTTTACTGTATATGGTATGTGCTGgttcaacacagacaaacagagaaactgaGTTGGAAGTGCGCATCTCACATTGTTCACATTAATATCATACTTCGTACTTTATTCAATTCACTAACAAGTGGAATTCAGGAAACAGCAGAACGCGTTACGTGACGGATGATATAATCCCTGGCTGAGGTCCAGAATATTATGCATGGAATATTTTGCATCTCGGGATCATTTTGGCAAATCACACTCGCTGCTAAAATGACAGTCGTTCTATGAAAAGTGTCCAGGTTTGTTATATAATGAGTCATTATCTCCCATATGGGAGGAGCAGTAGTTACTGAAACAGATGTTCATTGGAACATTTAGAAATATGTGAAGTATTCCAGTGGTATCAACAGCTGTGCTTCATGTGTAATGGTAGCATGATAGGTTGATGTaaggttttatgtttttaatgtgcttgTTTAGGTTATTTGGTCTTCTCAAGCTaaatagagaaataaaaatctaaataaaaaccAAATGACAGGTATATTTGGATATATAATTAAATAGTTAAACATAGTGAGGAAAAGTTTTACTGCTGTTTGTACAAAcattactgatgtaaacaaacagcatcagaaaacttGCATAATTTCAAATGTCACTGTTTGGTGTTATTCTATGTATTGAAAATCAGTCAGTTCaggagtgtttttttattttggttgtgTGATGaccttttcatttacatttagatcACACATTgcacatttaaattaaaaagagacaaaggtCCTGTTTATCCTGACAACTGTGGTATAAACTACACTAACAGTACTCATAATGATAATACACTTAAGTCATATGACCCcgtgagaaaaggaaaaaactgaGGAGATGGAGTCAAACAGGCAAACGCAACAGCCTAAGTTTAGCTTGTTATCATTACCTCACTATGGCTATAATGTCATAAAATACAACCAGCAGGACTTTGACTGTTAGTCTAAGTGAATCTCTGACTATCAGAAAAACAAGGCACaatacttcaatatatatcatggtgtgagtaaatgtaaaatatagtTTATTGACTTCAAATTAAccatacaaacatataaaataGCATTACATCAAAAAACACAAGGTCCAAACAGTACTCCATTTACAATACAACTCTTTCAGCTCATAATACgg encodes the following:
- the ackr4b gene encoding atypical chemokine receptor 4b; protein product: MEDFYYHDDEDSSLNDSYDYNYEHSVCDKEAVRSFAGVFLPVIYALALVVGLAGNALVVVVYTSKVRLRTLTDVCILNLAISDLLLLFTLPFWAADAIHGWMLGSAACKLTSFLYSTNFNCGMLLLACISVDRYRAISQNPTGRTGTGPRVRIQWLLVCVVLWAVASFLGLPELIFSTVKHSHLRMACTAVYPPSMARPAKAALELLEVTLRFLLPFLVMVVCYCWIGRVLSQAAGVQRDRKWRALRVLLAVVAVFLLTQLPYNVVKLCRAMDIIYILVTDCDISKGLDRALQVTESLALTHACINPVLYAFIGSSFRGHVLKAVKHLGQRLGRHPRYVNEAPAVEIPLNTCTQTQSQSASDQDTSTFTI